One part of the Streptomyces ferrugineus genome encodes these proteins:
- a CDS encoding DUF2165 domain-containing protein, with the protein MSTTPPRTPLHLTTTLLTAAVALYISLVAFGNITDFGTNQQFVRHVLAMDTTFKDDDLMWRAVTSKGLQDAAYVAIIVWETVAALVLIYGTWLWFRRDDARARRFSTYGLLMLMLLFGAGFIAIGGEWFSMWQSGDWNGLDAATRVFLFSGVVLIVNHLPFGQAVRESDT; encoded by the coding sequence ATGTCGACCACACCCCCACGCACCCCCCTCCACCTCACCACCACCCTCCTCACCGCGGCCGTCGCCCTCTACATCAGCCTCGTCGCCTTCGGCAACATCACCGACTTCGGTACGAACCAGCAGTTCGTGCGGCATGTCCTGGCGATGGACACGACGTTCAAGGACGACGATCTGATGTGGAGAGCCGTCACCAGCAAGGGACTTCAGGACGCGGCGTACGTCGCGATCATCGTCTGGGAGACCGTCGCCGCGCTCGTGCTGATATACGGCACCTGGCTGTGGTTCCGTCGTGACGACGCCCGGGCCCGCCGTTTCTCCACCTATGGCCTGCTGATGCTGATGCTGCTGTTCGGCGCCGGGTTCATCGCGATCGGCGGGGAGTGGTTCTCGATGTGGCAGTCGGGGGACTGGAACGGTCTGGACGCCGCGACCCGGGTGTTCCTGTTCAGCGGTGTCGTGCTGATCGTCAATCACCTGCCGTTCGGTCAGGCGGTGCGCGAGAGCGACACCTGA
- a CDS encoding ADP-ribosylglycohydrolase family protein has translation MGATAGAVWGRTEQQDFRSRVRGTLLGVAVGDALGAPVDGLGLEEIREQYGAEGVVDLGFGYGRRGAVTHLTQLTLFSVDGLIRAQVRRDTGAWHPPTDLHRAYLRWAATQRDWGPDERRKDDGWLAREEWLYARRDPTRALLIGLGDDTMGTLESPKNGAELGPEATARSAPFGLLVGWEPQLVVQLAVECATQTHGHPIAYLSAGAYAVIVHGLACGESLDGAVQRSLALLAVRPGHEPVSDALQHALGAVRQGMPTPARVEELAADGSADGLLAAAVYCALVGEDVRHGLCLAVNHDGPSAAAAALTGGLLGALHGETALPPAWLAELEGRPTMLELADDFAMEMTQGPALHSPAGASPAWLARYPRG, from the coding sequence GTGGGTGCGACAGCCGGCGCCGTCTGGGGCCGTACCGAGCAGCAGGACTTCCGTAGCCGGGTGCGTGGGACGCTGCTCGGCGTGGCGGTCGGGGATGCCCTCGGGGCGCCCGTGGACGGGCTCGGGCTGGAGGAGATCCGGGAGCAGTACGGTGCCGAGGGCGTCGTCGATCTGGGGTTCGGGTACGGGCGGCGCGGCGCCGTGACCCATCTGACGCAGCTCACCCTCTTCTCCGTCGACGGGTTGATACGGGCCCAGGTGAGAAGGGACACCGGGGCCTGGCATCCGCCCACCGACCTGCACCGGGCCTATCTGCGGTGGGCCGCCACCCAGCGGGACTGGGGGCCCGACGAGCGCCGTAAGGACGACGGGTGGCTGGCCCGGGAGGAGTGGCTGTACGCCCGGCGGGATCCGACCCGCGCGCTTCTCATCGGCCTCGGCGACGACACCATGGGCACGCTGGAGTCGCCCAAGAACGGCGCCGAGCTCGGGCCGGAGGCCACCGCCCGTTCCGCGCCCTTCGGGCTGCTCGTGGGATGGGAGCCACAGCTCGTGGTGCAGCTCGCCGTGGAGTGCGCGACGCAGACCCACGGTCACCCCATCGCCTACCTGTCGGCCGGCGCGTACGCCGTCATCGTGCACGGGCTGGCCTGCGGGGAGAGCCTCGACGGCGCCGTGCAGCGATCGCTCGCGCTGCTCGCCGTACGGCCCGGACACGAGCCCGTGTCGGACGCGTTGCAGCATGCGCTGGGCGCCGTACGGCAGGGCATGCCCACCCCGGCGCGGGTGGAGGAACTCGCGGCCGACGGCTCGGCGGACGGGCTGCTCGCGGCCGCCGTGTACTGCGCCCTGGTGGGGGAGGACGTCCGGCACGGGCTCTGCCTCGCCGTGAACCATGACGGGCCCTCCGCCGCCGCGGCCGCCCTCACCGGCGGGCTGCTCGGCGCCCTGCACGGCGAGACCGCCCTGCCTCCGGCCTGGCTGGCCGAACTCGAGGGCCGTCCCACCATGCTCGAACTCGCCGACGACTTCGCCATGGAGATGACCCAGGGGCCGGCCCTGCACAGCCCGGCGGGTGCGTCACCGGCGTGGCTGGCGCGCTATCCGCGGGGATGA
- a CDS encoding RNA polymerase sigma factor, which yields MDPSLRARIRAGDPEAFAELFSAHAQALYGHAARLTGDRGAAEDAVSLTFLEAWRLRDRLRPEPPDPDEGDGLRPWLYGIATNVLRNSRRAARRHSAALARLPDRRTDRETVPDFADEVVGRMEDAERLAAARAALRRLRRNEREVFALCVWSGLSYAAAADALGVPVSTVRSRLARARQRLRRLAEAELRRTPGRTPAAGQEPGGRGERPGRNRRSADEPHRA from the coding sequence GTGGACCCTTCCCTACGCGCCCGGATCCGGGCCGGTGACCCCGAGGCCTTCGCCGAGCTGTTCTCGGCCCACGCGCAGGCCCTCTACGGTCACGCCGCCCGGTTGACCGGTGACCGCGGCGCCGCCGAGGACGCGGTGTCGCTGACGTTCCTGGAGGCCTGGCGGCTGCGCGACCGGCTCAGACCCGAGCCCCCCGACCCCGACGAGGGCGACGGACTGCGGCCCTGGCTGTACGGCATCGCCACCAACGTGCTGCGCAACTCCCGCCGCGCCGCCCGCCGGCACAGCGCCGCCCTCGCCCGGCTCCCGGACCGGCGTACCGACCGCGAGACCGTGCCGGACTTCGCCGACGAGGTCGTCGGCCGTATGGAGGACGCCGAGCGGCTCGCGGCCGCCCGTGCGGCGCTGCGCCGGCTGCGCAGAAACGAGCGTGAGGTGTTCGCGCTGTGCGTCTGGTCGGGCCTGAGCTACGCGGCCGCCGCCGACGCCCTCGGCGTCCCCGTCAGCACCGTGCGCTCCCGCCTCGCCCGTGCCCGACAGCGGCTGCGGCGGCTGGCCGAGGCGGAGCTGAGAAGAACTCCGGGACGCACTCCCGCCGCCGGACAGGAACCGGGTGGCCGCGGCGAGCGGCCCGGTCGGAACAGGAGAAGTGCCGATGAACCCCACCGAGCGTGA
- a CDS encoding CU044_5270 family protein, giving the protein MNPTEREELARLLPSPGEPVLPNDRRTVLRDHLMRELTSSPGNSSSSNNNRNRTRARRRLVAVAVPLATAAAVTATALLGGSGGRPAPDQEAVDLLNRIAAVAAARPTTPVRDDQYVYVATQGTQDMEEYGVNTLRREDWQPVDGKRSGLARIKVLSGPNPFHQNGDMKLGRDPNVTYYRELEALPTDPQKLYRKIWDGTEGQGPTHEAAALEEIGAMLPSATLLPELNAALYRAAARIPGVSVVRDAEDIAGREGVGLTFNDRDDQDTWVFDKKSLKFLGTDEQALLGVGIADRIGVAPRH; this is encoded by the coding sequence ATGAACCCCACCGAGCGTGAAGAACTGGCCCGGCTGCTGCCGAGCCCGGGTGAACCGGTCCTGCCGAACGACCGCCGGACCGTCCTGAGGGATCACCTGATGCGCGAGCTCACATCGAGCCCCGGCAACAGCAGCAGCAGCAACAACAACCGCAACCGCACACGCGCCCGTCGGCGCCTCGTCGCCGTGGCCGTCCCCCTCGCCACCGCAGCCGCCGTCACCGCCACCGCCCTCCTCGGCGGATCCGGCGGCCGCCCCGCCCCCGACCAGGAGGCCGTCGACCTGCTGAACCGCATCGCCGCGGTCGCCGCCGCCCGGCCCACCACCCCCGTCCGCGACGACCAGTACGTCTACGTCGCCACCCAGGGCACCCAGGACATGGAGGAGTACGGCGTCAACACCCTGCGCCGCGAGGACTGGCAGCCCGTCGACGGCAAGCGGTCCGGACTCGCCCGGATCAAGGTCCTCTCCGGCCCGAACCCCTTCCACCAGAACGGCGACATGAAGCTGGGCCGCGACCCGAACGTCACCTACTACCGCGAGCTGGAGGCCCTGCCGACCGACCCGCAGAAGCTGTACCGGAAGATCTGGGACGGCACCGAGGGACAGGGGCCGACGCACGAGGCGGCCGCGCTCGAGGAGATCGGCGCGATGCTGCCCTCGGCGACGCTGCTGCCCGAGCTGAACGCCGCCCTCTACCGCGCCGCCGCGAGGATCCCCGGCGTCTCGGTGGTCCGCGACGCCGAGGACATCGCCGGGCGCGAGGGCGTCGGACTCACCTTCAACGACCGCGACGACCAGGACACATGGGTCTTCGACAAGAAGTCCCTGAAGTTCCTCGGCACCGACGAACAGGCGCTGCTGGGCGTCGGAATCGCCGACAGGATCGGTGTGGCACCGAGGCACTGA
- a CDS encoding serine/threonine protein phosphatase produces MIIPPKPTRPPDRSGPARPGHLTWSAADGRLMALAVWTERRPGHGEDAEPLAAHHRPTGDGLLAVFDGSGGSGAAPAWRAPDGATHTGAWVGARIARLAAECWFQGVVAAKEPDTPERLTYCLRAVLDAAPTTTARSKVTGSMRRLLPTTMAAIRYRAGDDGVRWQAVWAGDSRSYALLPGSGLHALTRDDTHEDDTLEQLRQDPPMTNVICADRPFDLSARQGEFHEPCVLLAATDGFFGYVHTPAQFECVLLDTLARSKSAGEWAELLRRAIEPVTADDASLSLVAVGFADFAELRGAFAERRDSVVRAGYLDVPPADDPDAVRRWQDRTWQSYRHAYEKFMPGVRE; encoded by the coding sequence GTGATCATCCCGCCGAAGCCCACCCGTCCGCCGGACCGCTCGGGGCCCGCCCGACCCGGCCATCTGACCTGGTCCGCCGCCGACGGACGGCTCATGGCCCTCGCCGTGTGGACGGAACGCCGCCCCGGCCACGGCGAGGACGCCGAACCGCTCGCGGCCCATCACCGGCCCACCGGAGACGGACTGCTCGCCGTCTTCGACGGCTCGGGCGGCTCCGGAGCGGCCCCCGCCTGGCGCGCCCCCGACGGCGCCACCCACACCGGCGCCTGGGTCGGCGCCCGGATCGCGAGGCTGGCCGCGGAGTGCTGGTTCCAGGGCGTCGTCGCCGCCAAGGAGCCGGACACCCCCGAGCGGCTGACGTACTGCCTGCGGGCGGTCCTGGACGCGGCGCCCACGACGACGGCACGGAGCAAGGTCACCGGCTCCATGCGCCGCCTGCTGCCCACCACCATGGCCGCGATCCGCTACCGGGCCGGCGACGACGGCGTGCGCTGGCAGGCCGTCTGGGCCGGCGACTCACGGTCGTACGCCCTGCTCCCCGGCAGCGGACTGCACGCGCTCACCCGGGACGACACCCACGAGGACGACACCCTGGAGCAGCTCCGCCAGGACCCGCCGATGACGAACGTCATCTGCGCCGACCGCCCCTTCGACCTGTCCGCCCGGCAGGGGGAGTTCCACGAGCCCTGCGTCCTGCTGGCCGCCACCGACGGCTTCTTCGGCTACGTCCACACGCCCGCGCAGTTCGAGTGCGTCCTGCTCGACACGCTCGCGCGGTCCAAGAGCGCGGGCGAATGGGCCGAGCTGCTGCGCCGGGCGATCGAGCCGGTCACGGCCGACGACGCGTCACTGTCGCTGGTGGCGGTGGGATTCGCCGACTTCGCGGAGCTGCGCGGGGCCTTCGCCGAGCGCCGCGACAGCGTCGTACGCGCCGGGTATCTCGACGTTCCGCCGGCCGACGACCCCGACGCGGTGCGCCGCTGGCAGGACCGGACGTGGCAGTCCTACCGACACGCATACGAGAAGTTCATGCCGGGGGTGCGCGAGTGA
- a CDS encoding protein kinase domain-containing protein has protein sequence MKRGDVIGGYRVVTEPTNAGGGKCVWAFAEKDGKEYFLKRFLEPKRPREGSGGSAASRRIRLETCREFEERHRSIMKLLRPDASGAGNLVLATDFFHAGSTYYKVTERIDTASLEEPQSLGPKQKAVLLRTLATSLRLLHDIEVVHGDLKPANVLVQKREGAAFHTAKLIDFDDSYLSGRPPERDDVAGDSLYGAPEWRRYVQGDESVDSTDLTTAVDVFALGLMTHTYLTGSLPAYDGRFGSPADAVNAAEPLVADDRLGTATQDLITAMTAAEAKDRPTVADFLAALKDPEACTLHATPQPRPLRRSRVQFNPPDRSGKAPAPGSDDPPARSRVRINLGHHREGHPGNRSTP, from the coding sequence GTGAAGCGGGGCGATGTCATCGGGGGATACCGGGTCGTCACCGAGCCGACCAACGCCGGCGGCGGCAAATGCGTATGGGCCTTCGCCGAGAAGGACGGCAAGGAGTACTTCCTCAAACGCTTCCTGGAACCCAAGCGTCCCCGGGAGGGCTCCGGCGGCAGCGCCGCGAGCCGGCGGATCCGGCTGGAGACCTGCCGTGAGTTCGAGGAGCGGCACCGGAGCATCATGAAGCTGCTGCGCCCCGACGCCAGCGGCGCGGGCAACCTGGTGCTCGCCACGGACTTCTTCCACGCCGGCAGCACCTACTACAAGGTGACCGAGCGCATCGACACCGCCAGCCTGGAGGAGCCGCAGTCACTGGGCCCCAAGCAGAAGGCGGTGCTGCTGCGGACGCTGGCGACCAGCCTGCGGCTGCTGCACGACATCGAGGTGGTGCACGGCGACCTCAAGCCGGCCAACGTCCTCGTCCAGAAGCGGGAAGGCGCCGCCTTCCACACGGCGAAGCTGATCGACTTCGACGACTCGTATCTCTCCGGCCGGCCGCCGGAGCGGGACGACGTCGCGGGCGACTCGCTGTACGGCGCGCCGGAGTGGCGGCGCTATGTGCAGGGCGACGAGTCCGTCGACAGTACGGATCTGACGACGGCCGTGGACGTGTTCGCGCTGGGCCTGATGACCCACACCTATCTGACCGGGTCACTGCCCGCCTACGACGGCCGGTTCGGCTCCCCGGCGGACGCGGTCAACGCGGCCGAGCCGCTGGTCGCCGACGACCGGCTCGGCACCGCGACACAGGACCTGATCACGGCCATGACGGCCGCCGAGGCCAAGGACCGCCCCACCGTCGCCGACTTCCTGGCCGCACTCAAGGACCCCGAGGCCTGCACCCTGCACGCCACACCGCAGCCACGCCCGCTGCGCAGGAGCCGGGTCCAGTTCAACCCGCCGGACCGCTCCGGGAAGGCGCCCGCCCCCGGGAGCGACGACCCGCCGGCCAGGTCCAGGGTCCGGATCAACCTCGGTCACCACCGAGAGGGCCACCCCGGCAACCGATCCACCCCGTAA
- a CDS encoding vWA domain-containing protein, whose protein sequence is MTTEIEKYHGNLQYAVDIVMCIDATGSMNPVLDIVKNSSLQFHQRLGEVMARKSKEISQLRLKVIAFRDFGDDPSDAIEQTDFLRLPQQVGEFEKFVRGLRATGGGDIPESGLEALALAINSPWETGLDRRRHVIVMFTDAPAHPLGTVGASAQTYPRGIPRSMDDLFEQWGYARSQTAVMEQSAKRLVLFAPEEEPWKEAIGEEWDLTLHFPSRAGEGLEEFEMDEIIETIANSL, encoded by the coding sequence ATGACCACGGAGATCGAGAAGTACCACGGGAACCTCCAGTACGCCGTCGACATCGTGATGTGCATCGACGCCACGGGCAGCATGAATCCCGTGCTGGACATCGTGAAGAACAGCTCGTTGCAGTTCCATCAGCGGCTGGGCGAGGTGATGGCGCGCAAGAGCAAGGAGATCAGCCAGCTCCGTCTGAAGGTCATCGCCTTCCGGGACTTCGGCGACGACCCCTCCGACGCGATCGAGCAGACGGACTTCCTGCGGCTGCCCCAACAGGTCGGCGAGTTCGAGAAGTTCGTCCGCGGCCTGCGGGCGACCGGCGGCGGGGACATCCCCGAGTCCGGACTGGAGGCGCTGGCCCTGGCGATCAACTCCCCCTGGGAGACCGGCCTGGATAGGCGGCGCCACGTCATCGTCATGTTCACCGACGCGCCCGCCCATCCGCTGGGCACGGTCGGCGCCTCCGCGCAGACGTATCCGCGCGGCATTCCGCGCAGCATGGACGACCTCTTCGAGCAGTGGGGGTACGCCCGCAGCCAGACGGCGGTGATGGAGCAGTCGGCGAAGCGGCTGGTGCTGTTCGCGCCGGAGGAGGAGCCGTGGAAGGAGGCCATCGGGGAGGAGTGGGACCTCACCCTGCACTTCCCGTCCAGGGCGGGGGAGGGCCTGGAGGAGTTCGAGATGGACGAGATCATCGAGACGATCGCGAACAGCCTGTGA
- a CDS encoding sodium:solute symporter family protein, whose amino-acid sequence MNGLDWAVLIGYFGVMVAIGVWSHKRVDNVSDFFTAGGKMPWWLSGISHHMSGYSAVMFTGYAGIAYTYGVTSFVTWSFPIALGIAIGSKLFAPRINRLRSRLHVASPLEYLKNRYDLKTQQALAWSGMLLKIVDVGAKWAAIATLLSVFTGVSLNQGILITGGITAIYCTIGGLWADALTELGQFVIQLLAGVAMFVAVILKLNDKGIGFLGAWDEPELQGHGEPLVGPYGTVFLLAFLFIKLFEYNGGMLNQAQRYMATATPYEAERSARLSALLWLVWPVVLFFPMWMSPLLVESQKPDGSDSYGLMTEQLLPHGLLGLVIVGFFSHTMAMCSSDANAIAAVFTRDCAPVIWRRARTWTEGQGLRVARIATVVFLGLSMAAATQVNSPTFKDIITVVIKWVAGLMGPMAIPMMLGLLRPFRRSGPTAALVSWSMGLLAFWLVNYPISWQIEGGVPLQYQVSIPLAVSLVLYILIGFIKPEDTPERLAIVERINTDGDGAAAAAVPAPGEPMEDAVGTRAAKD is encoded by the coding sequence ATGAACGGTCTCGACTGGGCCGTGCTCATCGGCTACTTCGGCGTGATGGTGGCGATCGGTGTCTGGTCGCACAAACGGGTGGACAACGTCAGCGACTTCTTCACCGCCGGCGGCAAGATGCCCTGGTGGCTGTCCGGCATCTCGCATCACATGTCCGGATACAGCGCGGTGATGTTCACCGGGTACGCGGGCATCGCCTACACCTACGGCGTCACGTCCTTCGTCACCTGGTCCTTCCCCATCGCGCTCGGCATCGCCATCGGCTCGAAGCTGTTCGCGCCGCGCATCAACCGGCTGCGCTCCCGCCTCCATGTGGCCTCCCCGCTGGAGTACCTGAAGAACCGCTACGACCTCAAGACCCAGCAGGCGCTGGCCTGGTCCGGCATGCTGCTGAAGATCGTGGACGTGGGCGCGAAGTGGGCCGCGATCGCGACGCTGCTGTCGGTCTTCACGGGCGTCAGCCTGAACCAGGGCATCCTGATCACCGGCGGCATCACCGCCATTTACTGCACCATCGGCGGCCTGTGGGCGGACGCGCTCACCGAACTCGGGCAGTTCGTCATCCAGTTGCTGGCCGGCGTCGCGATGTTCGTCGCGGTGATCCTGAAGCTGAACGACAAGGGCATCGGTTTCCTCGGCGCCTGGGACGAGCCGGAGCTGCAGGGCCACGGTGAGCCGCTGGTCGGGCCGTACGGGACCGTGTTCCTGCTCGCCTTCCTCTTCATCAAGCTCTTCGAGTACAACGGCGGCATGCTCAACCAGGCCCAGCGCTACATGGCCACGGCCACCCCGTACGAGGCCGAGCGCTCGGCGCGGCTGTCGGCGCTGCTGTGGCTGGTCTGGCCGGTGGTCCTGTTCTTCCCGATGTGGATGTCGCCGCTGCTGGTCGAGTCGCAGAAGCCGGACGGCTCCGACTCCTACGGCCTGATGACCGAACAGCTCCTGCCGCACGGCCTGCTGGGTCTGGTCATCGTCGGCTTCTTCTCGCACACCATGGCCATGTGCTCCTCCGACGCCAACGCCATCGCGGCCGTGTTCACCCGGGACTGCGCGCCGGTGATCTGGCGCCGGGCGCGGACCTGGACCGAGGGGCAGGGGCTGCGGGTCGCCCGGATCGCCACCGTCGTCTTCCTCGGCCTGTCCATGGCGGCGGCGACGCAGGTCAACTCCCCCACGTTCAAGGACATCATCACGGTCGTCATCAAATGGGTCGCCGGTCTGATGGGCCCGATGGCGATCCCGATGATGCTGGGCCTGCTCCGCCCGTTCCGCCGCTCCGGCCCGACCGCCGCCCTCGTGAGCTGGTCGATGGGCCTGCTCGCCTTCTGGCTGGTCAACTACCCGATCAGTTGGCAGATCGAGGGCGGGGTGCCGCTGCAGTACCAGGTCTCCATCCCGCTGGCGGTCTCACTGGTCCTGTACATCCTCATCGGCTTCATCAAGCCGGAGGACACCCCGGAGCGGCTCGCGATCGTCGAGCGCATCAACACCGACGGCGACGGGGCCGCGGCGGCCGCGGTGCCGGCGCCCGGGGAGCCGATGGAGGACGCGGTGGGGACGCGCGCGGCGAAGGACTAG
- a CDS encoding SDR family oxidoreductase, translating to MSLLSGKTVVVSGVGAGLGHQVAAAVVQGGGNAVLGARTQANLAKCAAEIDPAGAHTAYRATDITDEGQCEALAALARERFGGIDGVVHVAARDSYFGGLEDADFTTWQSVIDVNLLGSLRMTRACLPALKEGGGGSVVFIGTQSAVAAPSQVRQAAYAASKGALTSAMYSLARELGPHRIRVNTVLPGWMWGPPVQAFVRLTAQTEGVPEADVLKRLTGRMALPELATDGDVAGAAVFLASDLARAITGQSLLVNAGELMR from the coding sequence ATGTCACTGCTCAGCGGCAAGACCGTCGTCGTCTCCGGAGTGGGCGCCGGGCTCGGTCATCAGGTCGCGGCGGCGGTCGTACAAGGCGGCGGGAACGCCGTGCTGGGGGCGCGCACGCAGGCCAACCTGGCCAAGTGCGCGGCCGAGATCGATCCCGCCGGGGCGCACACGGCGTACCGGGCGACCGACATCACCGACGAGGGGCAGTGCGAGGCGCTGGCCGCGCTGGCCCGGGAGCGGTTCGGCGGGATCGACGGGGTCGTGCATGTGGCCGCCCGGGACTCCTACTTCGGGGGCCTGGAGGACGCCGACTTCACCACCTGGCAGTCGGTGATCGACGTCAATCTGCTGGGCTCGCTGCGGATGACCCGGGCCTGTCTTCCGGCACTGAAGGAGGGCGGCGGGGGCTCGGTGGTGTTCATCGGCACGCAATCCGCCGTGGCCGCGCCCTCCCAGGTGCGCCAGGCCGCCTACGCCGCCTCCAAGGGCGCCCTCACCAGCGCGATGTACTCCCTGGCCCGGGAGCTCGGCCCGCACCGGATCCGGGTCAACACCGTGCTGCCGGGCTGGATGTGGGGGCCTCCGGTGCAGGCGTTCGTGCGGCTCACGGCGCAGACCGAGGGCGTACCGGAGGCGGACGTGCTCAAGCGGCTGACGGGGCGGATGGCGCTGCCCGAGCTGGCCACGGACGGGGATGTGGCGGGCGCGGCCGTGTTCCTCGCGTCGGACCTGGCGCGGGCCATCACCGGACAGTCACTGCTGGTCAACGCCGGGGAGCTGATGCGATGA
- a CDS encoding DUF397 domain-containing protein, whose product MAIRQGSTDTWTKSSYSTGNGACVEVKSPVTAAMAVRDSKVPEGPVLAFPAKAWNTFVASVKA is encoded by the coding sequence ATGGCAATTCGTCAGGGTTCCACGGACACGTGGACCAAGTCCTCGTACTCCACAGGAAACGGCGCGTGCGTCGAGGTCAAGTCACCGGTCACGGCGGCCATGGCGGTGCGGGACTCCAAGGTTCCCGAGGGCCCGGTCCTGGCGTTCCCCGCGAAGGCGTGGAACACCTTCGTGGCGTCGGTGAAGGCGTAA
- a CDS encoding helix-turn-helix domain-containing protein, which produces MASNVNPTVRRRRLGQELRRLRELKGMTAEEVAERLLVSQSKISRLENGRRSISQRDVRDLCGVYEVEDHRIVDSLMQMAKDSRQQGWWHSFGDIPYSVYIGLETDAASLRVYDPQVVPGLLQTPQYAQALIAGALPETAQGEIEKRVQVRMRRQERISTAENPLRLWTVMDEAALRRVVGNRSLMRDQLEQLVEQSQLPHVTVQVIPFDMGAHPGLNGQYAILEFPDAADSSVVYIEGVTSDLYLEKANDVQKYSVMYEHLRAQALNVDQSRQFIADIAKEYAR; this is translated from the coding sequence GTGGCGTCCAATGTCAATCCCACCGTCAGGCGACGCCGGCTGGGCCAGGAGCTGCGCCGGCTCCGCGAGCTCAAGGGCATGACGGCCGAGGAGGTGGCCGAGCGGCTGCTGGTGTCGCAGTCGAAGATCAGCCGGCTGGAGAACGGGCGGCGCAGCATCAGCCAGCGCGACGTACGCGATCTGTGCGGGGTCTACGAGGTGGAGGACCACCGGATCGTGGATTCGCTGATGCAGATGGCCAAGGACAGCCGCCAGCAGGGGTGGTGGCATTCGTTCGGCGATATCCCGTACAGCGTCTATATCGGGCTGGAGACCGATGCCGCGAGTCTGCGGGTGTACGACCCGCAGGTCGTTCCCGGGCTGTTGCAGACCCCGCAGTACGCGCAGGCCCTGATCGCCGGGGCGTTGCCGGAGACGGCGCAGGGCGAGATCGAGAAGCGGGTCCAGGTGCGCATGCGCCGACAGGAACGAATCTCCACCGCGGAGAACCCGCTGCGCCTGTGGACCGTCATGGACGAGGCGGCCCTGCGCCGGGTCGTCGGCAACCGCTCCCTGATGCGCGACCAGTTGGAACAGCTCGTCGAGCAGTCCCAGTTGCCGCATGTCACCGTGCAGGTGATCCCCTTCGACATGGGCGCGCACCCGGGCCTCAACGGCCAGTACGCGATCCTGGAGTTCCCGGACGCGGCCGACTCCAGCGTCGTCTACATCGAGGGTGTCACCAGCGACCTGTACCTGGAGAAGGCCAACGACGTCCAGAAGTACAGCGTGATGTACGAGCACCTGCGGGCGCAGGCCCTGAACGTGGACCAGTCACGCCAGTTCATCGCGGACATCGCCAAGGAGTACGCGCGCTGA
- a CDS encoding GOLPH3/VPS74 family protein, which produces MGRSRRTLPEELLLLALDPATGTTAQPQSLDLGLAGAQLVELALAGRIAPDGDRIAVVVPRPTGDPTLDCALELLRRRGAPVRAVHWIGGPRLGLRQTYLSHLERCGMVHAVAGQMCGVLPTTRYQATDNAISREIRARLDSAIRTGVPPDPRTAALAALAHAVGLGKHLYPGNEGRSSRSRLRDLIRHDPMGGLVAHAVMDVQNGAAAQPRRSPAPAGRQAAAGGRAAAEPARGVPAQPRRGSMARVVAH; this is translated from the coding sequence ATGGGCAGGAGCCGCAGAACACTTCCGGAGGAGCTTCTGCTGCTGGCACTGGACCCGGCCACGGGTACCACTGCACAGCCGCAGTCGCTCGACCTCGGTCTGGCCGGAGCACAGCTAGTGGAGCTGGCGCTGGCCGGACGGATAGCCCCTGACGGGGATCGTATCGCCGTGGTCGTACCACGGCCGACTGGAGATCCGACATTGGACTGCGCGTTGGAGTTGCTGCGAAGGCGCGGCGCTCCGGTGCGTGCCGTCCACTGGATCGGCGGGCCCCGGCTGGGGCTTCGCCAGACCTATCTCTCACATCTGGAGAGGTGCGGCATGGTGCACGCCGTCGCCGGTCAGATGTGCGGAGTGTTGCCGACGACTCGTTACCAGGCGACGGACAACGCCATCAGCCGGGAGATCAGGGCCCGGCTGGATTCCGCGATCCGCACCGGCGTACCGCCGGACCCACGGACCGCGGCACTCGCCGCCCTGGCGCACGCGGTCGGCCTCGGCAAGCACCTGTATCCGGGGAACGAGGGGCGGTCCTCTCGGTCCCGGTTGCGGGATCTGATCAGGCACGACCCCATGGGCGGTCTCGTCGCGCACGCCGTGATGGACGTCCAGAACGGCGCGGCGGCCCAGCCGCGTCGCAGCCCGGCCCCGGCCGGCCGCCAGGCCGCCGCCGGAGGCAGGGCCGCAGCGGAACCCGCCCGTGGGGTTCCGGCCCAGCCGCGTCGCGGATCCATGGCGCGAGTCGTGGCCCACTGA